The following proteins are co-located in the Pseudomonas synxantha genome:
- a CDS encoding heavy metal translocating P-type ATPase codes for MTTPCYHCALPVPAGSRFTAQILGERRELCCPGCQAVAEAIVAGGLESYYQHRSEASANPEALPVQLIDELALYDRADVQKPFVRHEGDLAEATLLMEGISCAACGWLIEKHLRSLPAVAEARLNLSNHRLQVRWADGQLPLSQLLSELRHIGYAAHPYHADRAAEQLASENRLALRQLGVAGLLWFQAMMATMATWPEFNIDLSPELHVILRWVAMFLTTPIVFYSCAPFFKGALRDLRTRHLTMDVSVSLAIGGAYVAGIWTAITGVGELYFDAVGMFALFLLAGRYLERRARERTAAATAQLVNLLPASCLRLKNDGQSERILLSELALGDRVLVHPGAVLPADGVILDGQSSIDESLLTGEYLPQPRGIGDSVTAGTLNVEGALSVEVRALGHDTRLSAIVRLLERAQAEKPRLAQIADRAAQWFLLCSLIAAALIGLLWWELDPSRAFWIVLAMLVATCPCALSLATPTALTAATGTLHTLGLLLTRGHVLEGLNQIDTVIFDKTGTLTEGRLALRAIRPLGALDSDQCLSLAAALENRSEHPIARAFGRAPLAADEVLSSPGLGLEGRVGERHLRIGQPAFVCALSGCAMPVAPDEAGQWLLLGDRNGALAWFVLDDRLRSDAPALLAACKARGWRTLLLSGDSSPMVASVALELGIDEAHGGLRPDDKLRVLQNLHKEGRKVLMLGDGVNDVPVLAAADISVAMGSATDLAKTSADAVLLSNRLDALVQAFSLARRTRRVIIENLLWAGLYNGLMLPFAALGWITPIWAAIGMSLSSLTVVLNALRLTRLPSAPATGTTLITRPLPA; via the coding sequence ATGACCACCCCCTGCTACCACTGCGCCCTGCCCGTCCCCGCCGGCAGCCGGTTTACCGCCCAGATCCTCGGCGAGCGCCGCGAACTGTGCTGCCCGGGCTGCCAGGCGGTCGCCGAAGCCATTGTTGCCGGTGGGTTGGAAAGCTATTACCAGCACCGCAGCGAAGCCTCGGCCAACCCTGAGGCATTACCGGTGCAACTGATCGATGAGCTGGCGTTGTACGACCGCGCCGATGTGCAAAAACCCTTTGTGCGCCACGAAGGCGACCTTGCCGAAGCCACCCTGTTGATGGAAGGCATCAGCTGCGCCGCCTGCGGCTGGTTGATCGAGAAGCACCTGCGCAGCCTGCCCGCCGTGGCCGAGGCCCGGCTGAACCTGTCCAACCACCGCCTGCAGGTACGCTGGGCCGATGGGCAATTGCCGTTGAGCCAACTGCTCAGCGAACTGCGCCATATCGGCTACGCCGCCCACCCTTACCACGCCGACCGCGCCGCCGAGCAATTGGCCAGCGAGAACCGCCTGGCCCTGCGCCAACTGGGCGTCGCCGGCTTGCTGTGGTTCCAGGCGATGATGGCAACCATGGCCACCTGGCCGGAATTCAATATCGACCTGAGCCCGGAGCTGCATGTGATCCTGCGCTGGGTCGCGATGTTTCTGACCACGCCCATCGTGTTCTACAGCTGCGCACCCTTCTTCAAGGGCGCCCTGCGCGACTTGCGCACGCGCCACCTGACCATGGACGTGTCGGTGTCCCTGGCGATTGGCGGCGCCTACGTGGCGGGCATCTGGACGGCGATCACCGGTGTGGGCGAATTATATTTCGATGCGGTGGGCATGTTTGCGCTGTTCCTGCTGGCTGGGCGTTACCTTGAGCGTCGCGCCCGGGAGCGCACCGCAGCGGCCACCGCTCAGTTGGTCAACCTGTTGCCTGCCTCCTGCCTGCGCCTGAAAAATGATGGCCAGAGCGAACGCATCCTGCTCAGTGAGTTGGCGCTGGGTGATCGCGTGCTGGTGCACCCCGGTGCGGTGCTGCCGGCGGATGGCGTGATTCTCGACGGCCAATCCAGCATCGATGAATCCCTGCTGACCGGCGAGTACCTGCCGCAACCCCGGGGGATTGGTGACAGCGTCACCGCCGGCACCCTGAATGTCGAAGGCGCGCTGAGCGTCGAAGTGCGCGCCCTGGGCCATGACACACGGTTGTCCGCCATCGTGCGCCTGCTGGAGCGCGCCCAGGCTGAGAAGCCCCGCCTGGCGCAGATCGCCGACCGCGCCGCGCAGTGGTTCCTGCTGTGCTCGTTGATAGCCGCCGCGCTGATCGGCCTGCTGTGGTGGGAACTGGACCCATCCCGGGCGTTCTGGATTGTATTGGCGATGCTGGTGGCCACGTGCCCGTGCGCGCTATCCCTGGCCACGCCGACCGCCCTCACTGCTGCCACCGGCACCTTGCACACTCTTGGGTTGCTATTGACTCGTGGCCATGTGCTTGAGGGCCTGAACCAGATCGATACGGTGATTTTCGACAAGACCGGCACCCTCACCGAAGGGCGCCTGGCGTTGCGCGCCATCCGGCCCCTGGGCGCGCTGGACAGCGACCAATGCCTGAGCCTCGCGGCCGCCCTGGAGAACCGCTCGGAACACCCGATCGCCCGCGCCTTTGGGCGTGCGCCGCTGGCCGCCGACGAAGTGCTCAGTTCCCCCGGCCTAGGCTTGGAAGGTCGCGTGGGTGAGCGGCACCTGCGTATCGGCCAACCGGCGTTTGTCTGCGCGCTCAGTGGTTGCGCGATGCCGGTGGCGCCGGATGAAGCCGGGCAATGGCTGCTGCTGGGCGATCGTAACGGCGCACTCGCCTGGTTCGTGCTGGACGACCGCCTGCGCAGCGATGCACCGGCCTTGTTGGCCGCCTGCAAGGCGCGCGGCTGGCGTACGCTGTTGCTCTCGGGGGACAGTTCGCCGATGGTCGCCAGTGTCGCCCTTGAGCTGGGCATCGACGAAGCCCACGGTGGCCTGCGCCCTGACGACAAGCTGCGGGTACTGCAAAACCTGCACAAGGAAGGCCGTAAGGTGCTGATGTTGGGTGATGGTGTCAACGATGTGCCGGTACTGGCCGCCGCCGATATCAGCGTAGCCATGGGCTCGGCCACGGACTTGGCGAAAACCAGTGCCGACGCGGTGCTGTTGTCCAACCGCCTGGATGCCTTGGTGCAGGCCTTCAGCCTGGCGCGACGCACTCGTCGGGTAATCATTGAGAACCTGCTGTGGGCCGGGCTGTACAATGGCCTTATGCTGCCGTTTGCCGCCCTGGGCTGGATCACCCCGATCTGGGCGGCGATCGGCATGTCCCTCAGCTCATTGACCGTGGTGCTCAACGCCTTGCGCCTGACTCGCCTGCCGAGCGCGCCAGCCACCGGCACCACCTTGATAACCCGCCCGCTGCCGGCCTGA
- a CDS encoding FixH family protein, translating to MSSATAASPWYKHLWPWIIIAILACSVTLTLSMVTIAVNNPDNLVNDNYYEAGKGINRSLDRERLAQTLQLRARLHLDELTGEVELQLTGNSGPTTLELNLISPTQPEKDRKIVLARSDTGQGRYIGQVADKVEGRRFVELLGVEGDQTWRMFEEEEVSHDKDLLLGDEPLQGAEDLKQ from the coding sequence ATGTCCTCAGCCACTGCCGCAAGCCCTTGGTACAAGCACCTCTGGCCCTGGATCATCATTGCGATCCTGGCCTGCTCGGTGACCCTGACCTTGTCCATGGTGACCATCGCGGTGAACAACCCGGACAACCTGGTCAACGACAACTACTACGAGGCCGGCAAAGGCATCAACCGCTCCCTGGACCGCGAACGCCTGGCGCAGACCCTGCAATTGCGCGCCAGGCTGCACCTGGATGAACTGACCGGCGAAGTCGAACTGCAACTGACCGGCAACAGCGGCCCGACGACCCTGGAACTGAACCTGATTTCCCCAACCCAGCCGGAGAAGGATCGCAAGATCGTCCTGGCCCGCAGTGACACTGGGCAGGGCCGCTATATCGGCCAGGTCGCTGACAAGGTCGAAGGCCGGCGCTTCGTGGAATTGCTCGGCGTGGAAGGTGACCAGACCTGGCGGATGTTCGAAGAAGAAGAGGTCAGCCATGACAAGGACTTGCTTCTGGGTGACGAGCCGTTGCAGGGTGCCGAAGACCTGAAGCAGTAA
- the ccoG gene encoding cytochrome c oxidase accessory protein CcoG: MSNQIPVHDVTPPAKNASNSVDLYASREKIYTRAFTGLFRNLRMLGGAGLFLLYFGTVWLNWGGHQAVWWNLPERKFFIFGATFWPQDFILLSGILIVAAFGLFFITVYAGRVWCGYTCPQSVWTWIFMWCEKVTEGDRNQRIKLDKAPMGANKFLRKFSKHTLWLLIGFATGMTFVGYFSPIRELVFDFFTGQADGWSYFWVGFFTLATYGNAGWLREQVCIYMCPYARFQSVMFDKDTLIVSYDPRRGEVRGPRKKGVDYKAQGLGDCIDCTMCVQVCPTGIDIRDGLQIECIGCAACIDACDTIMDKMEYPRGLISYTTEHNLSGQKTNKLRPRLIGYALVLLAMISLLVGAFFMRSLVGFDVSKDRVLYRENAEGRIENVYSLKIMNKDQRDHTYVLDAAGLPDLKLQGRREIKVAAGDIVSMPVELSSAPEQLPSSTNEVTFILKDADDTSVHIEAKSRFIGPQVR; the protein is encoded by the coding sequence ATGAGCAACCAGATACCGGTACATGACGTTACCCCGCCTGCCAAAAACGCGAGCAACAGCGTCGACCTCTACGCCTCGCGAGAGAAAATCTACACCCGCGCCTTCACCGGGCTGTTCCGTAATTTGCGCATGCTCGGTGGCGCCGGTTTGTTCCTGCTCTACTTCGGCACGGTGTGGCTGAATTGGGGCGGCCACCAGGCTGTGTGGTGGAACCTGCCGGAGCGTAAGTTCTTCATTTTTGGCGCGACCTTCTGGCCCCAGGATTTCATCCTGCTCTCGGGCATCCTGATCGTTGCGGCCTTCGGGCTGTTCTTTATCACCGTGTACGCCGGGCGTGTGTGGTGTGGCTATACCTGCCCGCAAAGCGTGTGGACCTGGATCTTCATGTGGTGCGAAAAGGTCACCGAAGGCGACCGCAACCAGCGCATCAAGCTGGACAAGGCGCCCATGGGCGCCAACAAATTCCTGCGCAAGTTCAGCAAGCACACGCTGTGGCTGTTGATCGGCTTTGCCACTGGCATGACCTTCGTCGGCTATTTTTCGCCGATCCGCGAGCTGGTGTTCGACTTCTTCACTGGCCAGGCCGACGGCTGGTCGTATTTCTGGGTGGGCTTCTTCACCCTCGCCACCTACGGCAACGCGGGCTGGCTGCGCGAACAGGTGTGCATCTACATGTGCCCGTATGCGCGCTTCCAGAGCGTGATGTTCGACAAAGACACCTTGATCGTTTCCTACGACCCACGCCGTGGCGAAGTACGCGGCCCGCGCAAAAAAGGCGTCGACTACAAGGCCCAGGGTCTGGGCGATTGCATCGACTGCACCATGTGCGTACAGGTGTGCCCGACCGGTATCGATATCCGCGACGGCCTGCAAATCGAGTGCATTGGTTGCGCCGCCTGTATCGATGCCTGCGACACCATCATGGACAAGATGGAATACCCCCGCGGGTTGATCAGCTACACCACCGAGCACAACCTGTCCGGGCAGAAGACGAATAAGCTGCGCCCACGGTTGATCGGCTACGCGCTGGTGCTGCTGGCAATGATCAGCCTGCTGGTCGGCGCATTTTTCATGCGCTCGCTGGTCGGCTTCGATGTCAGCAAGGACCGCGTGCTGTATCGCGAAAACGCCGAAGGGCGCATCGAGAACGTCTACAGCCTGAAGATCATGAACAAGGACCAGCGCGACCACACCTACGTGCTCGACGCCGCCGGCCTGCCGGACCTCAAGCTGCAAGGCCGACGCGAAATCAAGGTAGCTGCCGGCGATATCGTCAGCATGCCGGTAGAGCTGTCGAGTGCGCCGGAGCAGTTGCCGTCGAGCACCAACGAGGTGACGTTCATCCTCAAGGACGCCGATGACACCAGCGTTCATATTGAAGCCAAGAGCCGATTCATCGGCCCACAAGTCCGTTAA
- the ccoP gene encoding cytochrome-c oxidase, cbb3-type subunit III, with protein MTTFWSLYVTVLSLGTIFALTWLLLSTRKGQRTEQTDETVGHSFDGIEEYDNPLPKWWFMLFVGTIVFALGYLVLYPGLGNWKGLLPGYNYLDNDKQTAFANGQTGWTGVHEWEKEMARSDAKFGPIFAKFASMPIEEVAKDPQALKMGGRLFASNCSVCHGSDAKGAYGFPNLTDADWRWGGEPETIKQTIMQGRHAVMPGWAEVIGEQGVADVAGFVVTNLDGRKLPEGAKADVANGEKLFAANCVACHGPAGKGTPAMGAPDLTHPGAFIYGSSFAQLQQTIRYGRQGQMPAQEQLQGNDKVHLLAAYVYSLSHGDKKAEEQ; from the coding sequence ATGACTACGTTCTGGAGTCTGTACGTCACAGTCCTCAGTCTGGGTACCATCTTCGCCCTGACCTGGCTGCTGCTGTCGACCCGCAAGGGCCAGCGCACCGAGCAAACGGACGAGACCGTCGGCCACTCGTTCGATGGCATCGAGGAGTACGACAACCCACTGCCCAAATGGTGGTTCATGCTGTTTGTCGGCACCATCGTCTTTGCTCTTGGCTACCTGGTGCTGTACCCCGGCCTGGGCAACTGGAAGGGCTTGCTGCCGGGTTACAACTACCTCGATAACGACAAGCAAACCGCTTTCGCCAACGGCCAGACCGGCTGGACCGGTGTGCATGAGTGGGAAAAAGAAATGGCCAGGTCGGACGCCAAGTTCGGGCCGATCTTTGCCAAATTTGCCTCGATGCCCATTGAAGAAGTTGCCAAGGACCCGCAAGCCTTGAAGATGGGCGGCCGCCTGTTCGCCTCCAACTGCTCAGTGTGCCACGGCTCCGACGCCAAGGGCGCGTACGGCTTCCCCAACCTGACCGACGCCGACTGGCGCTGGGGCGGCGAGCCGGAGACCATCAAGCAAACCATCATGCAAGGCCGCCACGCGGTGATGCCAGGCTGGGCCGAAGTCATCGGCGAGCAAGGGGTGGCTGACGTCGCGGGCTTTGTGGTGACCAACCTCGACGGCCGCAAGCTTCCGGAAGGCGCCAAGGCCGACGTAGCCAACGGTGAGAAACTCTTCGCCGCCAACTGCGTGGCCTGCCACGGTCCGGCCGGTAAAGGCACGCCTGCAATGGGCGCGCCGGACCTGACTCATCCGGGGGCGTTTATCTACGGTTCGAGCTTTGCCCAGCTGCAGCAGACCATTCGCTATGGTCGCCAAGGCCAGATGCCGGCGCAGGAGCAACTGCAAGGGAACGACAAGGTGCATTTGCTGGCGGCTTATGTGTACAGCTTGTCCCATGGGGATAAGAAGGCTGAAGAACAGTAA
- a CDS encoding CcoQ/FixQ family Cbb3-type cytochrome c oxidase assembly chaperone gives MDIGMIRGLGTVVVMVAFVGLALWVFSPRRKSEFDDATMLPFADDPEAIKHVEQASRSNKE, from the coding sequence ATGGATATCGGGATGATTCGTGGCCTGGGCACCGTTGTGGTGATGGTGGCCTTTGTCGGCCTGGCGTTGTGGGTGTTCAGCCCGCGGCGCAAGTCGGAGTTTGACGACGCGACCATGCTGCCCTTTGCGGATGACCCCGAAGCCATCAAGCACGTCGAGCAAGCTTCTAGGAGTAACAAAGAATGA
- the ccoO gene encoding cytochrome-c oxidase, cbb3-type subunit II: protein MKHEVVEKNIGLLAFFMVIAVSIGGLTQIVPLFFQDVTNKPVEGMKPRTALELEGRDVYIANGCVGCHSQMIRPFRAETERYGHYSVAGESVWDHPFLWGSKRTGPDLARVGGRYSDDWQRAHLYNPRNVVPESKMPAYPFLVENKLDGKDTAKKMEVLRTLGVPYTDEDIAGAAAAVKGKTEMDALVAYLQGLGTIIKSKR, encoded by the coding sequence ATGAAGCATGAAGTAGTCGAGAAGAATATCGGCCTGCTGGCCTTCTTCATGGTCATCGCCGTGAGTATCGGCGGCCTGACCCAGATCGTTCCGCTGTTTTTCCAGGACGTGACCAACAAGCCGGTCGAAGGCATGAAGCCACGCACCGCCCTTGAACTGGAAGGCCGCGACGTCTACATCGCCAACGGTTGCGTGGGCTGCCATTCGCAGATGATCCGCCCATTCCGCGCCGAAACCGAACGCTACGGCCACTATTCGGTCGCCGGTGAAAGCGTGTGGGACCACCCGTTCCTGTGGGGGTCCAAGCGCACCGGCCCGGACCTGGCCCGTGTTGGCGGGCGTTACTCCGATGACTGGCAGCGCGCGCACTTGTACAACCCGCGCAACGTGGTGCCTGAGTCGAAAATGCCGGCGTACCCGTTCCTCGTGGAAAACAAGCTCGACGGCAAGGACACCGCGAAGAAGATGGAAGTCTTGCGCACCCTGGGCGTGCCCTACACCGACGAAGATATCGCCGGTGCAGCCGCCGCCGTGAAGGGCAAGACCGAAATGGACGCATTGGTGGCCTACCTGCAAGGCCTTGGCACCATCATCAAAAGCAAACGGTGA